The genomic window TCGCTGCTGGTTCGCACCGGCGAGCACACCGTGCTCATCGAGACCGGCGCCGGGAACAAGCTCGGGGAGAAGCTGCAGCGCATCTACGCGCACCAGCCCCTGCTGCTCGAGAGCCTGGCCGCTGCGGGCGTCGCGCCCGATGACATCGATATCGTCATCAACACCCATCTGCACTTCGACCATTGCGGCTGGAACACGGTGCTGCGCGACGGCCAGCCCGTGGCCACGTTCCCGCGCGCCACCTACTACGTGCAGCAGGGCGAACTGGAGCGCGCGCACGAGCAGCACGAGCGCGACCGCGTGAGCTACATCAGCCCCAACTACGACCCCTTGGTTGCGAGCGGGCAGATGCGCTTGCTCCTCGGTGACCACGAGATTGTGCCCGGAATCTCGGTCCGCGTGCTCCCCGGCCACACCCAGCACATGCAGGCAGTGATGGTCGAGAGCGGCGGGCGACGGGCCTGCTACATTTCGGACCTCATCCCCACCACCCATCATCTAAAGCCGACATGGATACTGGGCTACGACCTCTATCCACTGGAGACCATCGCCAACAAGAGGCGCGTCTACGCCGAAGCTATCCCGGAGCGCTGGCTGATGGTCTTCACCCACGATCCGGCAACGCCCTGGGCC from Terriglobales bacterium includes these protein-coding regions:
- a CDS encoding MBL fold metallo-hydrolase, which codes for MTASREKTAPPPRLTLGDFELAVLSDGSYYADGGAFFGVVPKTLWQRKWPADEQNRIRPGLNSLLVRTGEHTVLIETGAGNKLGEKLQRIYAHQPLLLESLAAAGVAPDDIDIVINTHLHFDHCGWNTVLRDGQPVATFPRATYYVQQGELERAHEQHERDRVSYISPNYDPLVASGQMRLLLGDHEIVPGISVRVLPGHTQHMQAVMVESGGRRACYISDLIPTTHHLKPTWILGYDLYPLETIANKRRVYAEAIPERWLMVFTHDPATPWAYLEADDAGGIVARPVTT